Below is a window of Lacibacter sp. H407 DNA.
AAGATCACACCATGTTAGTGGAAGCGATCAATACTGCAGGTGTACTTAAAACATTTCAACTGAACGGACCGTTCACAGTGTTTGCTCCAACCAATGCTGCGTTTGAAAAAATACCTGCCGCTGATCGTGCTAAACTGATGAAGAATAAAAAGGAATTGGCAAAGGTGCTCAAGTATCATGTTGTAGGTGGAACATGGACTTCAACAACACTGATGGCTGCTATTAAACAAGGCGAAGGATTTATTCAATTACCAACACTGAGCGGACATAAACTGAAAGCAACTGTACAGGAAGGAAAAGTAATGCTTACCGACGAAATGGGTAATTCATTTTATGTAACCAATGCAGATATTTTAGCAACTAACGGACTGGTGCATATTGTGGATGGTGTGGCGCAACCTGTAAATGAAACAGTAGCAAAACAATAAGGTCTCTGTCTACATACAAAAAGCCCTGCCGGAATTGGCGGGGCTTTCTTTTTGAAACAAGAATCCGTTACTTTTATCGCATGGCGGTTCTAATTACAAACATCAAACAGTTAATAGGCATTCGGGACGAAAGCAGTTTGCTGCGTGGCAGTGCACTTGCCGAATTGCCTGTACTTGAAAATGCGTATCTGCTGATCAATGATGTGTTGATAGCTGCTTATGGTGAAATGAAAAGCTTAGGGGCATGGAAAGATGATGTAGAAAATGTTGTTGATGCCAGCGGACAATTTGTATTGCCCACCTGGTGCGACAGTCATACACATCTTGTATTTACAGCCAGCAGGGAAGATGAGTTTGTTGACAAACTGAAGGGCATGAGTTATGAAGCCATTGCTGCAAAAGGCGGCGGTATCTTAAACTCAGCACAAAAAATGGAATCAATTTCAGAACTGGAGTTGTTGCGAAAAGCGTGGGGGCGTTTGGAAGAGTTGATCCGGTTGGGTACCGGCGCCAT
It encodes the following:
- a CDS encoding fasciclin domain-containing protein; the protein is MKKILFAFTTTSFLMIASIATVKAQTETPVTPPPVAVAASDIVGIASGSQDHTMLVEAINTAGVLKTFQLNGPFTVFAPTNAAFEKIPAADRAKLMKNKKELAKVLKYHVVGGTWTSTTLMAAIKQGEGFIQLPTLSGHKLKATVQEGKVMLTDEMGNSFYVTNADILATNGLVHIVDGVAQPVNETVAKQ